The Cottoperca gobio chromosome 5, fCotGob3.1, whole genome shotgun sequence region CAGCGGTGTCAGATTAGTGCCTATTAGTATATGTAAAAGAATACATTCAAGATAAATGTTGTAATACAGCCAGCTACTATGCATTCTGCAAAGTTTATGAGGGATGAAAGCAAATGTGCCCTGTCAGACCTTTTCATTCCAATATCCTCAGTTCCCCTTTTGTGGGTGTTTCATTTCCAGCCCGGTGGTCCAGTATGTTCAATGATGTTTGTGTCAAGGTGGTCTTTGTAGAGGatgtacacaaaacaaaatgattgcATCAGACAATTTGCGTTCTGTATATATGGTACTCATAATGAaccaaaataacaatatttcctTTTGTGGTTAGATTTAGTAATCATTGAATTGTGCTCGCTCGCTTGTGAATGTAATGATTACAGGGTGTTTTACAACTCCTGTCATTCCCATTGAGTTTGCATAACCTTTCACTTCTCTTAGCCTAGTTTTGTATTCATTCAAATAATCGGGAAAAActaaacattgttttacatatttaaaaagggacCTTGTGGACTATGTCAGTTTAGTGTATTTATTTGAACAATTGCCAAAAAATAGAATCAATTAAATACGTTTTTGAAGGCCTTCCCATGAACTCAgattacattgtttttctcaTACATGTCTTATTaattaaattcatatttttttgtCTATCTGATAcgtttttattgattttctcatatcattttaaaaacgttttatttctaATATAAACTACAGCTGTCGCTTTCGAGTGCGTCATAACAAAGCGACTCTGTCTAACAGGAAGTGCCTTCTTATTCTGAATCACTTGTCACCCTTTAGAGCGATAATAATCTATCAATTAAACATAGCAACAGCATAATGCTTGACGACAGTGAGCTTGCGACGTTGCGGAATAGATTTAAGAGAGATGCGGAGTTTCTTATGCAAACAACGACACACGGTGACGAAGATGAGAAGAGTAAGCTTCAGAAACATTGTGTTTGCTAGCGATGTTAGCCAACCTTAACTTTTTAGTTTTCTGCCAGAGCTATCTGTTAACACTAGAAGATGACGGTAACGTTAAACACAGTGATGGCTTCTGTTTGGGCACTAACATACCCAATGTAAGGGCTAGTGTCATCGTTTCAAATAAGCACAACTTGCTAGCTAACATAGTTAAACAAGTAGACGACTTATGGTTGAATGGCCAGTCGTTAGTTCACTTGCTAGATGGGCTAAGTCTTTAAACAGTTCGGCATTTTACTTTCACAAAACTATAGCAGAAAGATGCCATTTGTGATTGCAGCATTTGCAACTAATGGGGGTTTGTTTGGGGGACAATTGTTTCATTTTGAGGCTTTAACTGGCAGAAGTCCTGCAATTCTTGATTGTTTTGACTGAGCAAACGCTGTGTCAGCTCAGCAACATAATACAGGGAAACTCTACTcccacactgtcctcaatctaAGGGTCATATCTTTGCCAGTGTAAACTAATAACTGTAATATAAGtaacagacaaaacattttccaagtggtgatccctttttttttaaattcatggCTGCTTTTATTCAAGTCTACATACCATGAGCGGTCCTTCTGGCAAGAAGACGTGGTCCAGTTTTATCTCGGATCCAAGGTGGACCACCAGGCATAACTTTGATTAAATATGTAGGCCAACTATTTGTCTAGGGCACATAGTTCATTGTGAGCTCCCCACAGACTAGACCAGCATGCTGAAGCACTTCCGCAGCCAACAACAGCCTCTGATACGTTGACTCTGGCTCTGATCAGCCAGTAAATTATAGGTATTAAGTCCTCTCTGAGAAGTAAGATTATCTCAAAGAAAGCTATCGGATTCACATAAAAAGCTCCGTTACCCTGAAAGGTGGGGATTTAGCACATTCTGTTAAGGCAAGACAAACCTCATATTTGGTAGTGAATTCTATACCATAGTATTTAGTTgtctttgagccatgcggtgGGTTAGTGTTGAATGTTATTAAATCTAACTGTTGGCAACACACTTTAACACGGTCGGCAAACTTTTTTGGGCATGGGAACTTTCAAGTAATAattaagtgtaattagctaTGAATCAATTTGGTATTATAATCTGTACTTAGATCTCTATTTTTCTAAAGTCCTCATGGAATGAAATGTAAAGTCGACTCatgaatcttttattttatcctTCAGGTCAGGTGGAAAAAGATGCTAAACCTCTCCCTCGCATTAACAGACACTCCATTTTCTGGATCGTGGCATCTATAGGTGTGACCTACTACGTGGATTTCCTCCACAACATCATGGAAAACGATGAAATCAAAAGGTGATTGAGTCACAATAAATATCTCCTTGCCGATCTTGGTAACTCTGTTCCCTACATTATAAGGCAGGTAAAACGTACCCAAGTATGTAatagcattatttattttgtatatttcctATAAATTACCTGTACACGCAGTAAGCCTTTGTCACAAAAGGTGTTTGCTCACGGTAAACatcaaagataaataaaaataaaaagtagatatCTTTTTCAGTGGTCTCATAAACAAATGAAACCACTGGGAAGCTGTTGGTTGTGTTGTTAACGATACCCTCTTTTGTATTTGAGTAGCTTCAAAAAGTCTTTTTAGATTGCCTTCAGGTCTTAACATACATTGTGCCCCTTTCAACCCCTATTTCCCCAGTTGGTGGTTCAATGTGGGTCTGTCCCTCCTTGGGGTCTGCCTGTCTCTGGCCATGTTTTGCATTGTGTACCTGGAGTGGTTCAAAGGCATCCAGCACTACGAACACGAGTACCCTGCCATTCCTCCCATCACCACCGCAGCCTTTATTGCGGCATCTTGCAGGTAAAACCGCATAAACCATAAGAAATTGTTTTAGACACCAAAGAAAGTAGAATagtattagatttattttataaaaacttAGTTAGTTAATGAGAATATCTGACCTACCGTACCTCTCTTCTTCAAACGTGCTCTTTTTCAAATTCTTTGGCCACCTGATGAGATGTGAACGGATATTTGCTCATTGAgcatacagtaccagtcaaaggtACAATTCTTTTCTCAGGTTGAGGAATtctctttaaaaatatttatttacttttacgtatttaaaaaaaggctgaTATGATTTATCAAATATTGATTTTGGTCATGTTGAAACACAAAAGGGGCTTTTCAAAACTGTTGCTACAAAGTTGGAATAACACTGTTGTCTAAAATATCCCTTTATCTTGTAACATTAAGATTGTCCTTACATTTACCTGGGGCCTGGCTCAAAGCATGAAAAACAGGCTCGGAGCAAAAGTTCACAAAAGTATACGGGCAGGGTTTTAGTGTAGTTCTGGATTGTTGACGGACATTGGATCAGAATTCTCTGCTCATTCACGCTGGACAGGTATCTCTATGCTGACATTTGCTGGTGTTGATTCTCAGTTGGCTTGGCAACACTAGCAATCcctacatacacactcacacaaggtGTTTCACTTGGTCTGCCTGACTCGACCTCCGTCTTCTGACTGTGAGGATCATGTGAACATGAAGAACATTAATCCCATTACTTTGTTTTGCATCTTCGTTTCCCTCACTTGCCTCTCGAGTGTCACTTTTAAACGACATCCTTTACTTACGGCGTGAGCACAGCTGTATTATCTGTCACCGTCTACAATTTaggttttattatgtttatagaaattatttaacaaaacattttattgaggGGATTTAAAGTAGTATTTTCAAATGGCTTCACAGGacaaaaatatgtataaattgTATACCCTTATGAAATGAATTGCCGATAATAAACGTCACAGAACTGTAAGCGCTTACATTTGAGAAGTGGTGCTTGTCACGCCATGGCTTGGTGAATTCTGCCAGCTGTGGAGCATTTATATACTGTACGTGTAGCGATAACACTTCCGCATCGGCTGCACTCGTGTATCCTCGCTTTCCTCTCTTTAGGAAGCCTCCTCCCTCCTTGACTCCTCCTAGCGCAGTTAAGGAATTTGGACGTCTTTCAAGATGGCGGGTCAATTTATGTAGGATAGAGGAGGGATATTGAGATAGGCCTTTATTTCAGAAGATATTTTGAAAAAGCCCAGGTgtgaataattaaatgaatgatggattaattccatttagctgctttgatCTCAAGTTCCTGGTATCATGCATGCTTTCTCACTTTCACTGAAACATAACGGCGCCCTCGTTAGtcttattagtaacacctggaCTTTTCTTTCTATGACACCTCCAAATATCTGCTGTGAGAAAGGCCCACTGTGCTTGATTGACATCTGCCTCACGTTCCTGTCTAATTAACCACTGTATTGGACacacctgtgtatgtgtgcatgggAATGGCCTGTAATATTTAAAACCTACATTAATCTTTACTTATGGTCTTGGTAAAATGGGTTGCACAAAGTTGccaaacgtttttattttagttatcTGAGGCATAACAAAAAGATGCATTgacagtgtgtacagtatttGGAATATTTGATAATACAGGTCAGAATTCTCTCTAATATTCCACGTATTCTATATTGATGGgataactgtatttattcaagtttctcgccCTAAATTACGATGTACAAGTCTACATTTGAACACctcatgataatgttataatttaccttcaccCAATATgaatttttattaatattaatccaTAGTGCAACTCAATGGAACTAACCACTAACTTGCTCTCCGCTGCCGATTTCAACACAcattgttgttcacaatgtaccATTATCAGGGTAAAAATAAGgtaacacatttttttccaagTAAAGCTCTCCAGTCCTACTATAGAAACCTGATATTATTTATGCAAGTCCATCCATCCTCTGTTTATAAGTGAATATCAGGACAGATGAGTGATCTCTATCTTGATCTGCATCTTAGCGCAGTGTGAAGTGGGTCCTTAACCACCATAATATTTCAGCAGCACCTATTAATTTCATCACTATGGCTGAGTAGGGCAATTATCATGACTATTAACGTCTTAAGTGCTCGTATGTGAACTGAAATTCCCCAGTCAgtttttactttaatgtgttAATACTGGTTATTTGATCACTGACATCACGATCCACAGATACCTGAATTGATTGGCCAATTAGCTTTCATTGTCCTGTGATTAGCAAATCTACttagtttttaaataatgaattaatgtgGCTTACATGGTCGATTGGAGCCACTGATTAGAAGAATGTAGGACGCTGTCAAATGCGAAACTTGGACGATGCCTTAGGAAGAGCGCCAAGCGTgaacttgtttgttttgttaaaataataCCTGGCATTTTATAGCCTCCCACTTTCCTCCTCTGCCGTAGCTGTGACAACAGGACAGTGAAGGAGACACCCGTATACAATGGGTATTTTATGATTCATCAATACTGATACATTATAATTGTGCATATTTGTAagtgttattgtattttctttgcagCTTGAACATGGCACTGTGGCCAGTGTGGTCCTTCTTCACTCCGCTCATCCTCTTCACACAGTTCATGGGTGTGGTCATGTTCATCTCTATGCTTGGGTGaagatgacattttaatttgtacaaaatgtttattttattgaataaataacaTTGGATTTGGCCTTAAATTGTGGATATTTATGTGAAGTGAAACTTAACATATTTAATACCAACTTTACATATTTTATACCAATGCTTTACGTCATCTTGTTAACCACAATGTTGAGTTTTCTTTGTATAGTTTTCCTCCATTACATACACATATTTCTAAAACAATACTCAACTGTACTGGTATCAATACAGAAAGCATACATTCAAAAACCTTAGACACACAACACCAAAGGACAATGTCCCAGTTTCTCGATCCAGACATTGAAAGCAGATTTCTCTGCTTGTTTTTGTGCTTACTCTGTAACTAAGTGTTTCAAGACATTTCATTGTCTGCAGTAGTTATTTCCCTGATTATCGTGCAGTCATATTGCATTGATGGTCACGACTACGTGATGAGAAATCTGAGCAAGAATTAACAATAGGGTAAACAACAGTGGCTCGAATTTAACTTGAAAACTATCTTCCTGGTTGCTCATGCTCCTCTGTCCCTACCAGTCTCTCACACCTTCCAGTCTTAAACCTGCAGCACTTTGAAAACAACACAGCTGTTGTCAGTGTGTATTGATGCTTTTGTGTGGGGCAGGTTA contains the following coding sequences:
- the tmem128 gene encoding transmembrane protein 128 isoform X1 — translated: MLDDSELATLRNRFKRDAEFLMQTTTHGDEDEKSQVEKDAKPLPRINRHSIFWIVASIGVTYYVDFLHNIMENDEIKSWWFNVGLSLLGVCLSLAMFCIVYLEWFKGIQHYEHEYPAIPPITTAAFIAASCSLNMALWPVWSFFTPLILFTQFMGVVMFISMLG
- the tmem128 gene encoding transmembrane protein 128 isoform X2, giving the protein MHIPRHPERGSLGQGHRSSIEARCLVSASGQVEKDAKPLPRINRHSIFWIVASIGVTYYVDFLHNIMENDEIKSWWFNVGLSLLGVCLSLAMFCIVYLEWFKGIQHYEHEYPAIPPITTAAFIAASCSLNMALWPVWSFFTPLILFTQFMGVVMFISMLG